The Desulforegula conservatrix Mb1Pa genome has a window encoding:
- a CDS encoding tol-pal system YbgF family protein, protein MKTRFGSFLIFLFLVFPLSSWANAGTTVTLDADRLYSYAVKSYKSGDFSESASAFHSFFSFFSDDERAGEALVLRGFSLFAMKRYPEASVSFQKAFATPLYGEKVRNTSGLMIASCQEASGDRSSAIAFMENWSSSVPDNDKFKARIKYETAWLYLSNDDRQTAEKRFSEIRSSFDFKISELQDELEKVPSFEKNPTLAGCLAVIPGGGFAYLGRYSDAFAALIVDSALGVAAWECFDKDIPALGGIISFVGVGFYLGGVYGSVSAAQKMNRKNRASFYESMKTRLYVKDNGIGAGFSVEF, encoded by the coding sequence ATGAAAACAAGATTCGGTAGTTTTTTAATTTTTTTGTTTCTGGTATTTCCCCTTAGTTCCTGGGCAAATGCCGGCACAACAGTAACTCTTGATGCTGACAGGCTTTATTCTTACGCTGTCAAATCTTATAAAAGCGGGGATTTCTCAGAATCAGCATCAGCTTTTCATTCATTTTTCAGCTTTTTTTCAGATGATGAAAGGGCCGGTGAAGCGCTTGTCCTCCGAGGATTCAGTCTGTTTGCCATGAAAAGATATCCCGAAGCTTCAGTATCTTTTCAAAAAGCTTTTGCTACACCTTTATATGGCGAAAAAGTTAGAAATACTTCTGGGCTCATGATTGCCTCATGTCAAGAAGCATCCGGGGACAGGTCTTCTGCCATTGCATTTATGGAGAATTGGTCTTCTTCTGTTCCGGATAATGATAAATTCAAAGCAAGAATCAAGTATGAAACAGCTTGGCTTTACCTTTCAAACGATGACAGACAGACAGCTGAAAAAAGATTTTCTGAAATCAGATCGTCATTTGATTTCAAAATTAGTGAACTTCAGGATGAACTGGAGAAGGTCCCTTCGTTTGAAAAAAATCCGACTTTGGCTGGCTGCCTTGCTGTTATTCCAGGCGGCGGTTTTGCCTATCTTGGCAGATATTCAGACGCGTTTGCGGCGCTTATCGTTGATTCAGCTCTTGGCGTCGCGGCCTGGGAATGTTTTGACAAAGATATTCCTGCACTTGGAGGAATAATTTCCTTTGTCGGAGTTGGTTTTTACCTTGGCGGAGTTTATGGCAGCGTTTCAGCGGCACAGAAAATGAACAGAAAGAACAGGGCTTCATTTTACGAATCCATGAAAACAAGGCTGTATGTTAAAGATAATGGAATAGGCGCCGGGTTTTCTGTAGAATTTTGA
- the yidD gene encoding membrane protein insertion efficiency factor YidD, with protein MTIHKLARLIFNLLIISFLYSCAGKNPHTTNSMEENSNPYMSVWRLISAADGDRCAMTPSCSAYAAESIRNYGFFEGYLMTCDRLIRCGRDELNHSQIIKTGDDHLCLDPPNENKIR; from the coding sequence ATGACCATTCATAAACTAGCCAGGCTCATTTTCAACCTCCTGATTATTTCCTTTCTTTATTCATGTGCTGGCAAAAATCCACATACTACTAATTCAATGGAAGAAAATTCCAATCCGTATATGTCTGTCTGGAGACTTATCTCAGCGGCAGATGGTGACAGATGCGCCATGACGCCTTCGTGTTCGGCCTATGCTGCTGAAAGCATAAGAAACTACGGTTTTTTCGAGGGTTATCTCATGACCTGCGACAGGCTCATCAGATGCGGCAGGGATGAGCTTAATCATTCTCAAATAATCAAAACAGGTGATGATCACCTTTGTCTGGATCCTCCAAATGAAAACAAGATTCGGTAG